In Bradyrhizobium guangxiense, one DNA window encodes the following:
- the istA gene encoding IS21 family transposase, with amino-acid sequence MQRLSSGPLRFKDPRREAMLEPDEVSAILRLNELGWGSKRIARELGISRNTVKDYVAAGGWTPYRQPQRKKALDGQETWLKERLRQHHGNADVIRQELAAEKGIIVSLRTVERAVQRYRQELAAEARATVRFETPPGKQLQIDFGERLVEIGGSKVRAYLFVATLGYSRRHHVRAFRNERQESWFDGLESSFVKFGGVPEEVLFDNARALVVEHDAAMRTVVFNDKLTAFAKHWGVRPRACAPYRARTKGKTENGVGYVKRNAVAGRTFPSWEAFEAHLEAWTREIADLRQHGTTGEAPIERFRRAEAHALKPIAGRPPFQAARELIRRVQADCAVEIDGNAYSVPWRLIGETVRATIADGVVRIHHGIHEVAAHPICVGRRRRVVDPKHFEGLTGFKPSRAGELALSPVAPPSPTLLRPLGEYEAIVGGGF; translated from the coding sequence ATGCAGCGACTCAGTTCAGGTCCTCTGCGGTTCAAAGATCCGCGGAGGGAGGCCATGCTGGAGCCGGACGAGGTTTCGGCGATACTCCGGCTCAACGAGCTGGGGTGGGGTAGCAAACGGATTGCCCGGGAGCTCGGGATTAGTCGCAACACGGTGAAGGACTACGTGGCGGCCGGCGGCTGGACACCCTATCGGCAGCCGCAGCGCAAAAAGGCGCTCGATGGCCAGGAGACCTGGCTCAAGGAGCGCCTGCGGCAGCACCACGGCAATGCCGATGTGATTCGCCAGGAGCTGGCAGCCGAGAAAGGCATCATCGTCAGCCTGCGCACGGTCGAGCGGGCGGTACAGCGCTATCGCCAGGAGCTTGCGGCCGAGGCGCGCGCGACGGTGCGGTTCGAGACACCGCCCGGCAAACAGCTGCAGATCGATTTTGGCGAGCGGCTGGTCGAGATCGGTGGCAGCAAGGTTCGCGCCTACCTGTTCGTCGCCACGTTGGGCTACTCGCGCCGGCACCATGTCAGAGCATTCCGCAACGAACGGCAAGAGAGCTGGTTCGATGGCCTGGAAAGCTCCTTCGTGAAGTTCGGTGGCGTGCCCGAGGAGGTACTGTTCGATAATGCGCGTGCGTTGGTCGTGGAGCACGATGCCGCGATGCGCACCGTCGTGTTCAATGACAAGCTGACCGCGTTTGCCAAGCACTGGGGGGTCCGGCCACGGGCCTGCGCGCCATATCGAGCCCGCACCAAGGGTAAGACCGAGAATGGCGTCGGCTACGTCAAACGGAACGCGGTCGCCGGCCGCACCTTCCCGAGCTGGGAAGCCTTTGAGGCGCATCTTGAAGCTTGGACGCGGGAGATCGCCGACCTACGCCAGCATGGCACGACTGGCGAAGCACCAATTGAGCGCTTCAGGCGCGCTGAGGCGCACGCGCTGAAGCCCATCGCTGGGAGGCCGCCCTTCCAGGCCGCACGTGAACTGATCCGGCGCGTGCAGGCCGACTGCGCGGTCGAGATCGATGGCAACGCCTACTCTGTGCCATGGCGGCTGATCGGCGAGACGGTGAGAGCGACGATCGCCGATGGCGTGGTGCGCATCCACCACGGGATCCATGAGGTGGCCGCTCATCCGATCTGTGTCGGTCGGCGCCGTCGCGTCGTTGACCCTAAACACTTTGAGGGCCTGACTGGCTTTAAACCGAGCCGTGCTGGCGAGCTCGCGTTATCGCCTGTCGCGCCGCCGTCGCCGACGCTGCTGCGGCCACTCGGCGAGTACGAAGCGATTGTGGGAGGGGGCTTCTGA
- the istB gene encoding IS21-like element helper ATPase IstB, which produces MRAIVPDRLSDMLTRLKLTAVRDQLDGLLDEAGRQELSLRETLVLLCEREIARKDERRIEMTLKLARFPFVRDLSGFDFSAQPSLDPKQIRELASARWIANGENVLLLGPPGVGKTHLAVALGREAILAGHSVQFVAATTVVAQLAKGHSEGRLEERLAQFAKPKLLIIDELGYLPFEPDAAHLFFQLVSRRYERGAILLTSNRSVGEWGSVFSDPVVATAILDRLLHHSHVITIRGDSYRLKEKRRSGLLQKPAVPEAKSEKKS; this is translated from the coding sequence ATGCGAGCCATTGTCCCCGACCGCCTGAGCGATATGCTGACGCGCCTGAAGCTGACGGCTGTCCGCGACCAACTGGATGGGTTGTTGGATGAGGCCGGTCGACAAGAGCTGAGCCTACGCGAGACTCTGGTGCTGCTGTGCGAGCGCGAGATCGCCCGCAAGGATGAGCGGCGCATCGAGATGACGCTCAAACTTGCTCGCTTCCCGTTCGTTCGCGATCTGTCGGGCTTCGACTTCTCGGCCCAGCCCTCGCTGGATCCGAAGCAGATACGCGAGCTTGCGAGCGCCCGCTGGATCGCCAATGGCGAGAACGTGCTGCTCCTTGGGCCACCTGGCGTTGGCAAGACGCACCTTGCGGTCGCGCTTGGGCGCGAAGCGATCCTGGCTGGGCATTCCGTTCAGTTCGTCGCAGCCACGACTGTCGTTGCGCAGCTTGCCAAAGGTCACAGCGAAGGCCGGCTCGAGGAGCGACTCGCGCAATTTGCCAAGCCAAAGCTCCTGATCATCGACGAGCTCGGGTATCTGCCCTTTGAACCCGATGCCGCGCATCTGTTCTTCCAGCTCGTTAGCCGTCGTTACGAGAGAGGCGCGATCCTGCTGACCAGCAACCGCAGCGTCGGCGAGTGGGGCTCGGTCTTCAGCGACCCCGTGGTCGCCACCGCGATCCTTGATCGTCTGCTGCACCACAGTCACGTAATCACGATCCGCGGCGACAGCTATCGCTTGAAGGAGAAGCGCCGCAGCGGACTTCTGCAGAAGCCCGCTGTACCAGAAGCCAAATCGGAGAAGAAGTCGTGA
- a CDS encoding enoyl-CoA hydratase/isomerase family protein produces the protein MNKFGSEVAAGKQRNEEASELGNLPTLHVSKGIARIQLNRSRQHNRFEPTDIETFSEIVATLARQSSVRVLMITAQGPSFSSGFDLDTLSSDRAAACTALFAAMCDLVEECPFPTICGLNGNIYGGATDLALACDFRIGTRGCLLQMSPSRLGIQYYYSGLRRYVERLGLSQTKRLFLTGEQVDSITLLQMGYLTEVCTSDALEARLEHFAGMLAQRSPASLRGLKTSLNSIRRGTADPVEINAKFFESLTSPDAREGLKAWCERRPPSFADV, from the coding sequence ATGAATAAATTTGGAAGTGAGGTCGCAGCAGGGAAACAAAGGAATGAAGAAGCATCTGAGCTCGGGAACTTGCCGACCTTGCATGTGTCAAAAGGGATCGCGAGAATTCAATTGAACCGGTCTCGGCAGCACAATCGGTTCGAGCCAACAGACATCGAGACTTTCTCTGAAATCGTCGCGACTTTGGCTCGGCAGTCGAGCGTGCGAGTACTAATGATAACGGCTCAAGGTCCAAGTTTTAGTTCAGGATTTGACCTGGATACATTGTCGAGTGATCGTGCGGCGGCATGTACAGCCCTGTTCGCCGCGATGTGCGATCTTGTCGAAGAATGCCCCTTTCCTACTATATGCGGCCTGAATGGAAACATTTACGGAGGCGCTACTGACCTCGCGCTTGCATGTGATTTTCGTATCGGAACGCGGGGATGTCTCTTGCAAATGTCTCCTTCTCGCCTCGGTATTCAGTACTACTATTCTGGTTTACGACGTTACGTGGAGCGGCTTGGCCTGTCGCAAACGAAACGCCTTTTTCTAACAGGCGAGCAAGTTGACAGCATCACGTTGTTACAGATGGGTTATCTTACCGAGGTGTGTACTTCGGATGCGCTTGAAGCGCGATTAGAGCATTTTGCCGGGATGCTCGCCCAGCGTTCGCCGGCTTCTCTCCGGGGCCTGAAGACGTCGCTCAATTCAATTCGTCGAGGCACTGCTGACCCGGTCGAGATCAATGCGAAGTTTTTCGAAAGCCTAACATCACCTGATGCCCGAGAGGGCCTAAAAGCGTGGTGTGAGCGCCGGCCTCCTTCATTTGCAGACGTGTGA
- a CDS encoding AMP-binding protein yields MSNRNFYVLVEGRAEANPTDVLLELESGETLSAQWLHKLCGSYASVFRRLGCAVGDRVAVQVEKSAHAFALYLACLRAGLCYLPINTAYRSAELAYLLKDAQPSFLLRGPNTEALPDMTVPRSTKVLTFGIRGEGTFASLVKAGETSFSTVELNGAAPAALLYTSGTTGRPKGALISHAALSYTAQTLSRLWGFSSSDVLLHALPIFHSHGLFISFNVALAGGARILLQNKFDVSPVLDAIPRSTFFMGVPTYYHRLLTCPSLASSLCRNMRLFISGSAPLSAPMHRDFETRTGHRILERYGLTEAMILCSNPLEGDRRPGSVGLPIPGVDLRIAGERDEALPVGQVGIIQARGPGLFSGYWNNAEQTKAELTADGFFRTGDMGLVDEKGYVSITGRAKDLIISGGYNVYPAEVEAVIDELTSVKESAVVGATHADFGECVVAFVIASDKSDPPSESEVIQQVKRNMASYKTPKKVIVVDDFPRNAMGKVLKKELRTTLADFPTLGSDNANR; encoded by the coding sequence ATGTCCAACCGCAATTTCTATGTCCTGGTTGAGGGGAGGGCCGAGGCAAACCCGACAGACGTGCTCCTAGAGCTTGAGAGCGGCGAAACGCTATCCGCTCAGTGGCTGCACAAGCTCTGTGGTAGCTATGCCAGCGTCTTCCGGCGGCTCGGATGTGCGGTCGGTGATCGCGTGGCCGTCCAGGTCGAGAAGTCCGCACATGCTTTCGCGCTCTATCTTGCCTGCCTCCGTGCTGGGCTCTGCTATTTGCCCATCAACACAGCTTATCGCTCAGCTGAGTTGGCCTACCTTCTAAAGGACGCGCAGCCTTCCTTCCTTCTCAGAGGACCAAATACGGAAGCTCTTCCCGACATGACGGTGCCTCGGTCAACCAAGGTCTTAACGTTTGGCATCCGGGGTGAAGGAACATTCGCATCACTTGTCAAAGCAGGAGAGACCTCGTTTAGCACCGTCGAACTCAATGGTGCGGCTCCCGCAGCTCTCCTCTACACCTCAGGCACAACCGGCCGGCCCAAGGGTGCTCTGATCAGCCATGCTGCGCTCTCGTACACCGCTCAAACGCTGAGTCGATTGTGGGGCTTCTCGTCTTCGGATGTTCTGCTACATGCGCTGCCGATCTTCCACAGCCATGGTCTATTCATCTCATTCAACGTCGCGCTGGCAGGCGGAGCGCGAATTCTCCTGCAAAATAAATTCGATGTAAGTCCAGTGCTCGACGCAATTCCTCGCTCAACCTTTTTTATGGGAGTGCCAACTTACTATCATCGTCTATTGACCTGCCCTTCGCTGGCCAGCTCTCTTTGCCGAAACATGCGACTGTTCATATCCGGTTCGGCACCACTATCGGCTCCGATGCATCGCGATTTTGAAACTCGGACAGGGCACCGTATCCTGGAGCGTTATGGTTTGACCGAGGCAATGATTCTCTGCTCGAACCCCCTGGAAGGTGATCGTCGACCAGGTTCGGTAGGGCTACCGATTCCCGGTGTTGATTTGCGTATTGCAGGCGAGCGAGATGAAGCTCTGCCTGTCGGACAAGTAGGTATCATTCAAGCGCGAGGACCGGGGCTTTTCTCCGGTTACTGGAACAATGCTGAGCAAACCAAAGCCGAGCTCACAGCAGACGGGTTCTTCCGTACCGGCGACATGGGTCTCGTCGACGAGAAGGGATACGTCTCGATTACAGGCCGCGCCAAGGATCTCATCATCAGCGGCGGATACAACGTCTATCCCGCAGAAGTTGAGGCTGTAATCGATGAACTGACTTCCGTTAAGGAGTCAGCCGTTGTCGGAGCAACTCACGCGGATTTCGGAGAGTGCGTCGTTGCCTTCGTAATTGCTAGCGATAAGAGCGACCCACCGAGCGAAAGCGAGGTGATTCAGCAGGTCAAGCGAAACATGGCAAGTTACAAAACCCCCAAGAAGGTCATCGTAGTCGATGATTTTCCACGGAATGCTATGGGAAAAGTCTTGAAGAAGGAGCTCCGGACGACACTAGCGGACTTTCCCACGCTTGGCTCGGATAACGCCAATAGATAA
- a CDS encoding amidase, producing the protein MCAYHPAEFQALTFHDAVPAFREGRDSPRKYLERCLETIDAREPTVRAWVEMNVREARSVADRSTARYLAGRELSTIDGMPVGIKDLFMTKDMPTRMGSPLFRDNHTHQDTACVQALRAAGAIVLGKTVTTELGMSYPGPTTNPFSHRHTPGGSSSGSAAAVGARMIPAAIGTQVAGSGIRPASFCANYAIKPTMGAIHRGERLALSQSHVGIHAGDLRDMWHVSIEVAKRSGGDPGYPGLYGETTLHPATRPLRVIVMEAQGAAELDDDSRDAFERFLTQLRHAGVHTIDRTNHSLVDSFERAIDESLEITRDVCAYEMRWSLENLVERFGGGLSDSLTSRLELARKMSIDDYRQLLAQRDKARAAHAAIAHIADAIVAPSSVGPAPKLDNQGLDSGISHTTGLPSYNAVTSVLGAPTITLPLLAVRGMPLGIQVIGQQHTDQHLVGLGRWISETIPARSV; encoded by the coding sequence TTGTGCGCATACCATCCCGCTGAATTTCAAGCGCTGACATTTCATGATGCGGTACCCGCCTTCAGAGAAGGACGAGATAGCCCGCGCAAATACCTTGAGCGCTGTCTCGAAACGATCGACGCTCGCGAGCCCACCGTGCGAGCTTGGGTCGAAATGAACGTGCGAGAGGCGAGGTCCGTGGCTGATCGATCCACAGCGCGTTACCTCGCGGGACGAGAGCTTTCGACCATCGATGGCATGCCGGTCGGGATCAAAGACCTCTTTATGACAAAGGATATGCCCACGCGTATGGGATCTCCCTTGTTCAGAGACAATCACACTCATCAAGATACGGCTTGCGTCCAGGCATTGAGAGCCGCGGGCGCCATCGTGCTCGGTAAGACAGTGACGACGGAACTCGGCATGTCCTACCCTGGACCGACTACCAACCCGTTCAGCCATCGCCATACCCCCGGCGGATCGTCGAGCGGATCGGCAGCGGCCGTCGGCGCGCGGATGATACCTGCGGCAATCGGAACGCAAGTGGCTGGCTCGGGGATTCGACCAGCGAGCTTTTGCGCGAACTATGCGATCAAGCCGACAATGGGCGCCATCCATCGTGGGGAGCGTCTGGCACTTAGCCAAAGCCACGTGGGGATCCATGCTGGCGACCTTCGTGACATGTGGCATGTGTCGATTGAAGTCGCAAAGAGATCAGGCGGCGATCCCGGCTATCCCGGCCTTTACGGTGAGACAACTCTTCATCCGGCAACCCGGCCACTACGAGTGATTGTGATGGAGGCCCAAGGTGCGGCAGAATTGGACGACGATTCCAGAGACGCATTTGAACGGTTCCTCACTCAGCTTCGCCACGCCGGCGTCCACACCATCGACAGAACCAACCACTCGCTGGTCGACTCGTTCGAACGTGCCATCGACGAAAGTCTTGAAATTACTCGTGACGTTTGTGCCTACGAGATGCGCTGGTCACTGGAGAACCTTGTAGAAAGGTTTGGCGGAGGGCTGAGTGACAGCTTGACCTCTCGTCTGGAACTCGCGAGAAAGATGAGCATAGATGACTATCGTCAACTACTCGCCCAGCGCGATAAGGCAAGAGCAGCCCACGCCGCAATTGCTCATATCGCCGACGCTATCGTTGCTCCGTCCTCCGTTGGACCAGCTCCAAAATTAGACAATCAAGGACTTGACTCGGGCATCTCACATACAACAGGCCTGCCGAGTTACAATGCTGTTACCTCCGTCTTAGGGGCGCCAACTATCACGCTTCCGCTTCTTGCGGTGAGGGGAATGCCTCTCGGAATTCAGGTTATTGGCCAGCAGCATACCGATCAGCACCTTGTAGGTTTAGGGCGTTGGATCAGCGAGACTATTCCGGCGCGATCGGTCTAA
- a CDS encoding GntR family transcriptional regulator: protein MLKFNRTSEIANWIKTEIDSGALQPGSKLDEKQLSDRFNVSKTPVREALIQLASRGLVDLKQRRGATVSVLSAEQIVAMFEVMTELEGMSARLAAARMPTDLQARLRDIHSRSESALHNAQLYDAINKELHETIYEGAQNSYLEQSIKETRARLRLYRRYPFQKPGRIQQSYQDHCSIVAAITRGDAMAAAQAMHDHLTTGGRVFADLVAEAARFANTPDKAAG from the coding sequence GTGCTCAAATTCAACCGAACTAGCGAAATCGCCAACTGGATCAAGACCGAAATTGATTCCGGTGCTTTGCAGCCAGGATCCAAGCTTGATGAAAAGCAACTCTCCGACAGGTTTAACGTTTCGAAGACCCCTGTCCGGGAAGCCCTGATACAGCTGGCATCGCGTGGCTTGGTAGATCTGAAGCAGCGGAGGGGTGCGACCGTCTCGGTTCTGAGTGCGGAGCAAATTGTCGCTATGTTCGAAGTTATGACGGAGCTTGAGGGAATGTCTGCAAGGCTGGCCGCGGCGCGAATGCCGACGGACCTACAGGCGCGCCTCCGCGACATACACTCTCGCAGCGAAAGCGCGCTTCACAATGCGCAGCTGTACGATGCAATTAATAAAGAGCTCCATGAAACTATCTACGAGGGTGCGCAAAACTCATATTTGGAACAGTCGATAAAAGAGACCCGCGCTCGCCTGCGTCTCTATCGTCGGTACCCATTCCAAAAACCAGGTCGCATTCAACAGTCCTATCAAGATCATTGCTCAATTGTGGCAGCGATCACCCGAGGAGATGCCATGGCGGCTGCTCAGGCTATGCACGATCATCTCACGACTGGCGGACGCGTTTTCGCAGATCTCGTGGCGGAAGCCGCTCGTTTTGCGAATACACCTGATAAGGCGGCGGGATAA
- a CDS encoding isochorismatase family cysteine hydrolase: MKNYDGPIDPQKTALLVVDLQNHEISEEEQRKYPEYVDRVKHQIVPNVQRLLQAARSCGVEVMYTVIESLTKDGRDRSLCHRKLVIPKGSWGAQVIPEIAPGEDDIVLPKTASGVFSSTILERVLRNMGIEEVIVVGVLTDQCIDMALRDGVDRSFHMICVTDCCAAYTEERHNYSLRMQYGAVRKVTTEEIVSELSGKLFARNS, from the coding sequence ATGAAGAATTATGACGGCCCCATTGACCCTCAAAAAACAGCATTGCTAGTTGTCGACCTGCAGAACCACGAGATTTCTGAGGAAGAACAGCGCAAATATCCGGAGTACGTGGACCGCGTGAAACATCAGATCGTGCCGAACGTCCAGCGGCTACTGCAAGCCGCGAGGTCGTGCGGCGTGGAAGTGATGTACACGGTAATCGAAAGCCTCACCAAGGATGGGCGCGATCGTTCGCTTTGCCACCGTAAGCTAGTCATCCCAAAGGGGTCATGGGGAGCTCAGGTAATTCCCGAGATAGCGCCTGGCGAAGACGACATCGTCTTACCAAAGACAGCTTCTGGGGTATTCAGTTCGACCATCCTGGAGCGGGTTCTTCGTAACATGGGCATTGAGGAGGTAATTGTTGTTGGCGTTTTAACGGATCAATGCATCGATATGGCGCTGCGCGACGGTGTAGATCGCAGCTTCCATATGATTTGCGTCACCGACTGCTGCGCCGCCTATACTGAAGAGAGACACAATTACTCTCTTCGTATGCAATATGGCGCTGTCCGGAAAGTGACGACGGAGGAGATTGTATCGGAACTCTCAGGCAAGTTATTCGCCCGAAACAGCTGA
- a CDS encoding CapA family protein — MQAVPRKLPNTPVDVWRTTPETLDLAENAKRFGWWDFPLESAATDSAEMDGIDRAYWFYKSARPITRTSRDVSDALFLNDKSIVELPTAFRKQQTATLSALGDLIQARGLEHSKDLLFESIEAAVFNADISFANYESVVADDHVVSEAIGDGRSSMMCCSSAQYSALTEHQGRRFTILNLANNHSLDLGVQGLRTTQELCRANGIIEIGAPRCAEEYGRGTVFTKRGIRFGFVSVTFGLNGRPLPDGEHYCVHASPLMSKRVVADLELLKSQIRSCKHQNADVIIASIHWGFEFEFFPRRKQIELAHALVEEGADIILGHHPHVVQPIEYYRTTRDPNRVAVIAYSLGSLTWDWYTAPHLILSLMLNFQFAKGDTSAGSRTYIESVTATPLFRNIFYRGDNKVMRIEQLRDHLDAKNADFGHLEQMQQYVDLISGRGAPV, encoded by the coding sequence ATGCAAGCCGTGCCGCGTAAACTTCCCAACACGCCTGTTGATGTCTGGCGCACAACTCCGGAAACGTTGGACCTGGCGGAAAACGCCAAGCGATTTGGCTGGTGGGATTTTCCGCTCGAAAGCGCTGCAACAGATTCGGCAGAAATGGATGGAATTGACCGCGCGTACTGGTTCTATAAAAGCGCGCGCCCAATTACGAGAACATCACGGGATGTTTCTGATGCGTTGTTCTTGAACGACAAGTCTATTGTGGAATTACCGACTGCATTTCGAAAGCAGCAGACTGCGACTCTGAGTGCACTGGGGGATCTGATCCAGGCGCGCGGGCTAGAACACTCTAAGGATCTTTTGTTCGAGAGCATCGAAGCCGCTGTCTTCAATGCCGATATCTCTTTCGCGAATTATGAATCTGTGGTGGCAGACGATCATGTCGTGAGCGAGGCTATAGGCGACGGCCGCTCTTCGATGATGTGTTGCTCATCGGCCCAATATTCCGCATTAACAGAACACCAGGGTAGACGTTTCACGATTCTTAACCTCGCGAACAATCACTCATTGGACTTGGGCGTTCAGGGTCTTCGAACCACTCAAGAGCTCTGCAGAGCGAATGGGATCATTGAAATCGGCGCCCCTCGATGCGCCGAGGAGTACGGCCGGGGCACGGTTTTCACGAAGAGGGGCATCAGGTTCGGGTTCGTGTCGGTCACATTCGGTCTCAATGGGCGACCCCTACCCGACGGTGAACATTATTGTGTGCACGCGTCACCGCTCATGTCCAAACGTGTCGTGGCCGATCTTGAGCTACTCAAATCGCAAATAAGGAGCTGTAAACATCAGAATGCCGATGTCATCATCGCCTCAATCCATTGGGGCTTCGAATTCGAGTTTTTTCCAAGACGAAAGCAAATTGAGCTCGCTCATGCGCTTGTGGAGGAAGGCGCCGACATAATTTTGGGCCATCATCCTCACGTAGTTCAGCCGATCGAGTACTACCGCACTACACGTGATCCCAACCGAGTTGCGGTCATCGCTTACTCCTTGGGTAGCCTAACTTGGGACTGGTATACGGCTCCACATTTAATTTTGAGCTTGATGCTGAACTTTCAGTTCGCAAAAGGTGATACAAGTGCAGGAAGCCGTACTTACATCGAAAGTGTCACCGCTACTCCTTTGTTTAGAAATATCTTCTACAGGGGCGATAACAAAGTGATGCGCATTGAACAACTTAGAGACCACCTGGATGCGAAAAATGCCGACTTCGGTCACTTAGAACAAATGCAACAATACGTAGACTTGATTTCGGGCCGCGGAGCCCCGGTTTGA
- a CDS encoding IS3 family transposase (programmed frameshift), which produces MKASKFSDAQKAFILKQGNDGVPVAEICRKSGISQATYFNWKKKYDGLLPTEMRRLKQLEDENAKLKKLVADLSLDKEMLQDVIRRKPVKPGRKRKLVDEVCGEWQVSIRKACKALEFDRSTYHYKSRRSGQAALEARIKEICHVRIRYGYRRVHVLLRREGWRHGQNKTRRIYRELGLQLRNKSPKRRVKAKLRDDRRPATRVNEIWAMDFVHDQLATGGNLRVLTIVDIFSRFSPALEPRLTFRGTDVVEVLERVCNEVGLPATIRVDQGSEFVSRDLDLWAYQRGVTLDFSRPGKPTDNAFIEAFNGRFRAECLNTHWFLSLADARQKVETWRRYYNEERPHGAIGNRPPILLQNHVGDTSPPT; this is translated from the exons ATGAAGGCCTCGAAGTTTTCGGACGCCCAGAAGGCGTTTATCCTGAAGCAGGGCAACGACGGGGTCCCGGTTGCGGAGATCTGCCGCAAATCCGGGATCAGCCAGGCGACCTATTTCAACTGGAAGAAAAAGTACGACGGACTGCTGCCGACCGAGATGCGCCGGTTGAAGCAGCTCGAGGACGAGAACGCCAAGCTGAAGAAGCTGGTGGCGGACCTATCGCTCGACAAGGAGATGCTGCAGGACGTGATCCGCCGAAAGC CTGTGAAGCCTGGTCGGAAGCGCAAGCTCGTCGATGAGGTTTGCGGGGAGTGGCAGGTCTCGATCCGCAAGGCTTGTAAGGCCCTCGAGTTCGATCGATCGACCTATCACTACAAATCTCGTCGCTCCGGCCAGGCGGCCCTCGAAGCTCGGATCAAGGAGATCTGCCATGTTCGCATCCGCTACGGCTATCGCCGCGTCCATGTGCTGTTGCGCCGCGAGGGATGGCGTCACGGCCAGAACAAGACCCGTCGCATCTATCGCGAATTGGGCCTGCAATTGCGCAACAAATCGCCCAAGCGCCGGGTCAAGGCCAAGTTGCGCGACGACCGACGGCCCGCGACGCGGGTCAACGAGATCTGGGCGATGGACTTCGTTCATGACCAGCTGGCCACCGGCGGCAATCTCCGGGTGCTCACGATCGTCGATATCTTCTCCCGCTTCTCGCCCGCACTGGAGCCGCGGCTCACCTTCCGCGGCACCGATGTCGTGGAGGTACTGGAAAGGGTTTGCAATGAAGTGGGACTCCCGGCGACGATCCGGGTCGATCAAGGCAGCGAGTTCGTGTCGCGCGATCTTGACCTCTGGGCCTACCAGCGCGGCGTCACGCTGGACTTCTCACGACCCGGCAAGCCGACCGACAACGCCTTCATCGAAGCCTTCAACGGCCGCTTCCGGGCCGAATGCCTCAACACCCATTGGTTCCTGTCCCTTGCGGATGCCCGGCAAAAGGTGGAGACTTGGCGAAGATACTATAACGAAGAACGGCCCCACGGGGCGATCGGCAATCGGCCGCCGATTTTGCTGCAAAATCACGTCGGCGACACCAGCCCGCCAACGTGA